CACGCATGGTCGAAGAGAGGATAAACTGGAGGGGAAGCATCCATAAACTGTTCCAAAGACCTCCTCTAGAGGGGGCCTTCGAGGAGATATCCACCGGGACTACCTTCTCCGTCTTAAATGTCCACCTCCAGGGGCTCAGTACCAGGGGGAACGGAAACAGACTCGAAGCGGTAGCTGCGAACAACGGCATACGCCAGGCCCAGATACTCGGTCTGGGGGTACTATCGGAGGAACACGACGACCCCCTCTTCATATTGGGAGATTTCAACACGACCGAACCGACCCTGGCGCCGTTTCCCACGTTAAAACTCGAGGAAGGCTACAGCTATGACGACCTGCAATGCACCATAGACCACATAGGCTATGTAAATATTTCACCGAAATCGGACTGGGTGCTAAGGGAGCTGGAGACCTCCATTCCAGAGAGATCGATAAATGGGCGTCAACACCCGGACCACGACATGGTGATCCTGTCCATGCCTAGCTTTCCCGATCGATCGGACCTCTGAAACGGAAGGCCAGCAAGGTTATGTCGTCCGACTGCTCTGCTCCATCGACGAACGACGCTACTTTCTCTCTCAACCCCAGGACCATTTCCTTGCTGGACATGCCTTCCATCTCCTCCAACCATAGGATAGACTTCTCCTCCCCCAGAAGCCTACCGTATCCGTCCATCGCCTCGGTAAGACCGTCTGTATACAAAAAGAGCGTCTCTCCCGCCTCGATCTTGGCCTTGCCTTCCTGGAAGGTCATTCCAGCCATCGGTCCCACGAGAGGTCCCTTGACCTTAGGCAGGAAGCCCACAGTCCCCTTGCCCAGAAGAAACGGAGGATTATGACCGCCGGAGGCGTATAGGAACTCCCCGTTTTCCAGGTCTATAACCGCACAGAAGACCGTGACGAACATACAGGACTCGTTGTCAGCCGATATCTCGTCGTTTAATCTCGATAAAATGGCTTCGGGGCCCAGCCCCTCCTTGGCGAAGGCCCTTATGAAGGTCCTCGTCACCGCCATAAACAGAGCGGCCGGAACGCCTTTCCCGGAAACATCTCCTACCGTTACCAATATACGTCCGGGATCGACCATGAAGAAATCGTAAAAATCCCCTCCGACCTCCTTGGCGGGGTCCAAAAGGGCATAAAGGTCGAACTCTTCCATCTCCGGGAAAGGCGGGAAGGTCCTGGGAACGAGGCTCAACTGGATCGAATGGGCGATGTTCAGCTCGCTCTCCATCTTTTCCCTGGCGGCGGTGGTCTCTTGGAGCTCCTCCACATAGACAAGAAGATCCTCTCTCATGGAGGCGAAGGACCGGGCCAGCTGAGCCACCTCGTCGTCACCGGGAACGTAGGGCAGAGACGACTCGAGATCACCCGACGCAGTAAGCTTCGTGGCGGCGCTCAGGCTCTTTATAGGACCGGTTATCGACCTAGCGATTACGGAGGACACCACGAACAGTAGAGCCAAGCCGACGAGTCCCAGCAAAAGCTGAGATCGACTAAGATCGTGAAGAGGTTCGACGAGAGCCCTGCGGGGAAAGACTATACCGATGGACCACCCCATATCTCCGACCGGGCGATAGGCAATCCAGCTGGGATCTCCGGTTGTAAAATCCACAAATTCGACAAGTCCATCCTCGCCCTTTCTCATTCCATCTCCGATATTCCACAGTCGACCATCATCTTCGGCATCGGCGATGCTGAAGATGGTCTCGTTCATAATGAGGACCCTGTCGGGATGGGATACCACCGTTCCGGCGGAGGTAATCAGAAAAGCGTATCCGTCGTCATAGGACCTAAGTCCGATCATCGTATCCGTGAGCCAGTCTAGGGAGACATCGCAGGCAAGAGAGGCCATAAAGGAACCGTCGGAATCGTAAAGGGGAATGCAGTAGGATATCAGCAGCATCTCGCTGCCGCCGACACCGAAATAGGGCTCGGTCCATACCGGACGCCCAAGTTCTTTAGGCAGTTGGTACCAGTCCCAGATCTCCCTGTCGTAACCGCCCTCACCCAGGTTTTTCCTGTGGATTCCACCGTCGTCCCTGTAGGCAAATGGAGCCCAATTTCTCAAACGAGAGTCCTTCAGCTGAGGGGAAAAGGCAAGACACACTCCTGAGACCTCGGGGTGCACCCTCAAGGTCCCCTCCAATATCGAGAAGACGTCGTCTTCAGACAGATCGGAAAGAGAAAGACCTACGGCCAGATCCCGCCCCACCGTTTCGACAACCAGGGGGATCCGTCCCACTTTAAATGAGGTTCCCTCGGCAAGTCCCTCTACCTTGGAGACCATCTCCTGTTTCAATGTAGACCTGGCATGGACGAAACCATAGCCGACTATCGCCAACAGCACGCATCCCGCCCCTATAAGGGTCGAAAGGATCAGTCTAGAGGCGATACTCCCCTTAATCTTCATCTTCGAACACCGTTTTCACGAAATCGTCGAAAGGGACCACCTTTCCGATAAGGCCTCTCTCCTCCATCATGAAGGCGGTGTCGAGGTAATCGGACATGGACAGTCGCCCGAAGGACCAAAGATCGGACGAATCA
The sequence above is a segment of the Dethiosulfovibrio faecalis genome. Coding sequences within it:
- a CDS encoding endonuclease/exonuclease/phosphatase family protein; the encoded protein is MALLFLAGPSWGLTIATFNMEYFSISGPRGYSRPERSLLAQKIETSGADIVALQEIERDETMKTFVSEDLPGWDYEGNDTRGRQDLYFIWRSDKIRSIKPPLPRMVEERINWRGSIHKLFQRPPLEGAFEEISTGTTFSVLNVHLQGLSTRGNGNRLEAVAANNGIRQAQILGLGVLSEEHDDPLFILGDFNTTEPTLAPFPTLKLEEGYSYDDLQCTIDHIGYVNISPKSDWVLRELETSIPERSINGRQHPDHDMVILSMPSFPDRSDL
- a CDS encoding SpoIIE family protein phosphatase, producing MKIKGSIASRLILSTLIGAGCVLLAIVGYGFVHARSTLKQEMVSKVEGLAEGTSFKVGRIPLVVETVGRDLAVGLSLSDLSEDDVFSILEGTLRVHPEVSGVCLAFSPQLKDSRLRNWAPFAYRDDGGIHRKNLGEGGYDREIWDWYQLPKELGRPVWTEPYFGVGGSEMLLISYCIPLYDSDGSFMASLACDVSLDWLTDTMIGLRSYDDGYAFLITSAGTVVSHPDRVLIMNETIFSIADAEDDGRLWNIGDGMRKGEDGLVEFVDFTTGDPSWIAYRPVGDMGWSIGIVFPRRALVEPLHDLSRSQLLLGLVGLALLFVVSSVIARSITGPIKSLSAATKLTASGDLESSLPYVPGDDEVAQLARSFASMREDLLVYVEELQETTAAREKMESELNIAHSIQLSLVPRTFPPFPEMEEFDLYALLDPAKEVGGDFYDFFMVDPGRILVTVGDVSGKGVPAALFMAVTRTFIRAFAKEGLGPEAILSRLNDEISADNESCMFVTVFCAVIDLENGEFLYASGGHNPPFLLGKGTVGFLPKVKGPLVGPMAGMTFQEGKAKIEAGETLFLYTDGLTEAMDGYGRLLGEEKSILWLEEMEGMSSKEMVLGLREKVASFVDGAEQSDDITLLAFRFRGPIDRES